A stretch of Garra rufa chromosome 11, GarRuf1.0, whole genome shotgun sequence DNA encodes these proteins:
- the LOC141346078 gene encoding P2Y purinoceptor 3 — MASFNHSTPILPSCTYKEDFKRILLPSVYSLVFIFGLPLNFIIILRIWGSRRALTRTKIYMLNLAVADFLYVCSLPLLIYNYASKDYWPFGDFTCRLVRFQFYSNLHGSIFFLTCISFQRYMGICHPLSVWPRQGGRRLAWLVCAGVWVAVAVLCAPTFEFAATGIQRNRTVCYDLSEPVRSRAYFPYGITLTCLGFVVPFLVIVVLYCKMAQVLWQVSEAQEASAIEKKNKAVRMIIIVMLVFAISFLPFHITKTLYLLVRTFPSAPCELRNLLSVVYKCTRPFASMNSVLDPILFYFTQPQYRRSTRSLLLKITSLKDKAGKI; from the coding sequence ATGGCGTCTTTTAACCATTCCACACCTATTCTGCCCTCCTGCACCTACAAGGAGGACTTCAAGCGCATCCTCCTCCCCTCCGTCTACAGCCTGGTCTTCATCTTTGGACTGCCGCTCAACTTCATCATCATCCTGCGGATCTGGGGCTCCCGGCGCGCTCTGACACGGACCAAAATCTACATGCTAAATCTAGCGGTAGCAGACTTCCTGTACGTCTGTTCCCTTCCGCTTCTCATTTACAACTACGCCAGCAAGGACTACTGGCCTTTCGGCGACTTCACCTGCCGTCTGGTTCGCTTTCAGTTCTACAGCAACCTGCATGGAAGCATCTTCTTCCTCACCTGCATCAGCTTCCAGCGCTACATGGGCATCTGCCATCCGCTGTCGGTGTGGCCTAGACAAGGCGGACGCAGGCTGGCGTGGCTGGTCTGCGCTGGCGTTTGGGTGGCAGTGGCGGTACTCTGCGCTCCAACGTTTGAGTTCGCAGCTACTGGGATCCAACGCAACCGAACGGTGTGCTACGACCTCAGCGAACCAGTTCGCTCGAGAGCATACTTCCCGTACGGCATCACTTTGACCTGTTTAGGCTTTGTCGTGCCCTTTCTAGTGATCGTGGTGCTGTACTGCAAAATGGCACAGGTTCTCTGGCAGGTCAGCGAAGCCCAAGAAGCCTCTGCGATAGAGAAGAAGAATAAAGCTGTGAGAATGATCATCATTGTGATGCTGGTGTTCGCCATCAGCTTTTTGCCTTTCCACATTACAAAGACGCTCTACCTGCTGGTGAGGACCTTTCCCTCGGCCCCCTGCGAACTGAGAAACCTGCTGTCTGTGGTCTACAAATGCACCAGACCCTTCGCCAGCATGAACAGCGTTCTGGATCCCATTCTGTTCTACTTCACCCAGCCGCAGTACAGACGCAGCACCAGGAGTCTGCTGCTCAAGATCACCTCGCTCAAAGACAAGGCTGGCAAAATCTGA